The genome window TCTTTTCTGAGACGATTCCGATGCCTGAATAACGACGATCCAAAaattaaagttcgaaatgtggcagATATaccaaaatcgcttcgtgtttctatcgatattcttgttatggacactgtcacgtgACATCGAAGGTTTGATGCTATGGACATGTAACTCCTACTgaacaatgatggcttgataagctaaatggtgatttgagagtctctcgactgcatctagatcagAACTCGGGTCAAGCGAAATTGCGAAGTCAATCAAGAGGAGCCGATCAGACATCTGAgcagctgaagaaaaaaaggaacTCAGTTTCCAAAATTTAATAACACTATGTGGTCTCGAAATGCCAAACTTTCTCCCGTGGATAGCTAAGGAAATTGTGAACGAGCATATTGCCTTCCGCTTTAGATTTTGTATTAGGAGTGAGTTGTTCGGACGTGATCGGAGGGAGCGGAGCCAGTGACGGGAGGTTAGATTGCGTAGTGAGTTAGTTCGAAGCTGATCAGAGGCATTTTAAATCAAGAATGACGTCCCTCAACGTCATTAGAGGCTAGATGAATATGATTCATGGCACATTTTCCACTACTCGTTCATCGCTAGGTCCAATTCCTACAGACTTCGCGGGGGTTGAACGTTTATTTTGTGTCCACATTGAAATTCTTTCGAATATATAGTCTCGCAGTTTGCTTCGTTCAAGGGTGAATTTTCCCTTTTGGCGCAAGTCTCTTTTGTGCCAGTCGTTTTTTTTGGTTCGCGCAATGACCAATGACGGAAGGGTGGGACTATGATCAGGCCAGCGTGGAAGAGTTGGTTCAGACGTTAGACGGAATTATGCAAGGACAAGGATACACTTGTCCAGttgtaattaattaaattttaaaatacttCCGGACAAAAGCTTGATCTCAAAAGAATCTCCGAATGTTTCAAATGTAAAGATACTCGCATTGCCGTCCAACGAGTcaccctctatgattctgagtgttagccgactataaaaaacaacgaacggcgtcttgcggtactgaaaataaaaatgttgcgttggactagtggaatGACACCCCttgttcacatccgaaatgaggatatacgcgatcgacagagggttgcaccgatcgtggaaaaattgcgagagaggtatcTTCGGTGATATGGTCaggtaattcgcactaacgaggaTACACTCGGGATTGCCTTCGATAGTAAAAAATATcgcagccgatcacgacgagccgacctcgatagtgaacggggcaaagactaaagaaaaagaaaaggatgacATGGAAAATATGAGGGATCACTATTCTAATATGTTCAAGTGCATCCGCAGCACACAAGGGTTCGATTGTTTATGATAGGAGAAACAACGAAATCTAGGGCTTCTAAGAAAGTAAATGTTGCTGCGTTATCTACAGAGAAGTGTAGAACAGGTTCATcaaatcaaaattattttgatAGAACGAAACTTGCAGCGAAAAGTATTGCTACTGATTCAAATCCTGCCGTTCTTCCCAATCAAGAAGGCCATTTAACTGATGAGCCATGTTTTCGCCTCTCAATGCCACCAGTCTCATACAAACCACAAGACGCAATTGAATCCtttaaaagaagaaagaaattgatcatttcttttatggacccattcacagaaactactcaactgaaaaatctgaaatcaggaggctgccctCGAATTTTGCGGCAATGCAGGCTATAATATTGAGCATGATTCTACTAGTTTGGTGGAGATCGCACCATttctaacgaagttataatgggccaaatttgtcgcttctttgcaaattcaaagcttagaatgtcaatatcacgcgaaagtggatattctcacaatatacatagtatagccataagttctgtcgtcgatgcgtatagcgagaaatgttaggccgccgaaactggtaacactaaGCACGGAGAGTACCGAACCATACCCCATCCTACTTCAGACTTTCAGcttccgaaggtcagtagcgcgtgaaggacaacacgatgaagttcgggAACTACGAAAAAACCCCGATTATTGtgttgcaccaatgtgggaatacgccgagAAAAATGCCGATAAACAAACGATTCGTTTAGGACGATGCTCgtaccgcgaaacagctgattTGATTGGCAGGCCGCGGCAGGGGCGCCCACGCTCCGTACGTCGCTCGAATAtcgtgcatgctgtgcgtgagcGTGTACCTCGCACTCCTGTCCGCAAGCAGAAACATATGTCGgcggaaatgggcgtttcaactcgaagtacgagtcgtattttacgagaagatcaAGATCTTCTCGGTTCGTACCGgcggtgcgttagccatatgttaacgccaaaactgaggGAAATACAGCAAACTCGATGTGCTgttcttctgcaacgatttcccgacaaaaaaaaatatcgcgcccagcttccgattcCCCGTTTTTGGTTGGTATTGGTTAAAATTATTTGTGAGAAATCTCCCAAATActgtatttcgaggaccaattgttctcttcatcagtgtgCTGTACAATGATGTAGGGGACAGTtggctcccgaaatacagtacttatgatttctaacaaataattttaataaataaaggAACACTCCTCCCAGGTGcgtcaacctactttgcacaagtaccgaAGGTGTCCCAGAACAGGTTTCTTCGGTCTACTCATAGAATCTGCGGACAGTATCCTTAGATATTACTTGCTTccccccaggtgatagtttcgcCGGCGATGATTTTTAAGATCCGGAGGTCCTTCTTGATGAGATTCAAACAATCCTCCGAGCAATTGGATTCGTATTCCCCCATGAACACcccggactgctccattcctgatagattcgcccagtatagttcacACAGgagttgctcttcatttttcaacgtcgtAGTAATGAACTCATTTCCGATTCCAAAGAAGAGTTTTGGTCTGTGTAGCGACATACCTGTTCCTTTCCTGGTCAGctcgtccgctgcttcattgccttctagcCCAATATGGCccagaacccagagtatccagccGAACGTGTTCAGTCGatcaaggtattcccataccagtttaggcAGACATTTACAAACAACGTTTGCTATCAACAAACAAGGTACGCCAATATCAGCCCCGATTTCATAAAGGTATAGAGATTTGTGAATTGGTTTGGCATCATTCCACCTCTCAATAGCTTTCTATCTAAGCTCAACTCCCGCAATTCCAAAACTGGCCCAATTTGTttatcaaattcaaatcaaacaaCCCTAAATAGACTCACCCCATTCCCTTATTTACAACTCAACAAAGCCATCgtcattaaaacaaaaaataaacactCTGACATCACTTGAAATTAAGAGCAGTGAACAAAAAACTGTATCAACATTTACGACTTTTAGCTATCTCCCTCCTCTTGTAAAATGctaatattatgtgaaagtctcttaaatttggacattattattacttcatttTCTCTCATTTTAAATGTTTACGATGAAAAGGCACTTTTTATACATTCTATTCTCACAATCTCATTTTTACGATTCATTCAAAATCAATGCTGCACATGTTCAATTTTTGCTTCTCCAACATCATATTGCACTGAACCCATCTGTTTTTGTTCTACAAAATGACTGTAGTAACCTGGCTTGTGATGTATGGTAGGGACGACAGTGGGCGTATGGTGAGTTCTGTTTTCTCTGAATAGGATGGATTAAAATGTTCAATAAAAtctgatatttgttgctttaAATCAGCTTATGTTCCGCAAAATAAAATTACATTTCCGACAAAATCTTACACAGAAGAAGGGAattcaaatggttcccgaaatacggtataTGCAGAAGGCCTAGTATAGAACggaagaattttcaattttcgtttCTAGCTCCATCTATTTGGCTCTCGGTAAAAGATTGCTAACTTCAATCAGTTTTGAACTGCGataaaaggaaggaaatcaaAGATTCGTTTCCTTTTCAGATTGGCAAGAAGTTACCATACATCAACTGGTTCATACCAACTCATACTCAATCCCCACTGACTTTGGCTATCTTCAATTTGATCCATCATAAATTTACGCTAATCTCACTTACTCCCTTTTAGTCCACATCAGTGTGTCTATGTGTGTTACTTATTTTAAGAGAAAAATAAGCACTACAAGTTTTTACAGCTACAATTTGAACGAAAAACAGAGTTTAGAAGTAGCTATAAGTTACAGTTATTAATTTAGAGCTACATATCCATGCTACgatgaaaaaatatttcgtCTATAACTTTCGCACAACTAACGACAAATTGTTAATAAGAATCATTAACGAGAAAACTAtcattttaatataaaaatattaaaattgatagTAACAAAAAAAACCATCGGTTTACATTTAATGTATAGATTCCACCCCCTACCACTCTCCCCCACGCGTATAAGGAGTTTCAGTTTATCATGTTTTTGTTATGTTTCTTGCGAAATTTCAAGCACTTCTGCATGCATCATTATTTTATTACCGAATCAATGTTGtcttccttttcattttcgGTCGAATCACACGCgacgatttcatttttttcgtcGACGACGGCAACGATGATAGATAGTAGTTGGAGGTTTCGTATGCtgtcgatgatgatgacgatgaggaTAATCGTTGAGGATTATGATGATAGACAACAGTTTCGCTGCCATCGTCATTTGTAACATATCGGGTGGTTGTAGCACCATTTTGAGTTGTTGATATATAAAGTGGAATATTCTCCGTGTACGAGGCTATGTGCTCCTCTTCGATGGGGGTGGATGAAGGTCGCTTGTTGGGCGAAGAGGCAGCAGATGATGCGAATGAGAGAAGGGCATCAACGCCTTCGGCATGACGACGTcgttcttccagttcctcggCAGTGATTGTTGGATGCAGTCTGAAAATTTGACCGGAAAAAGGGAAGTCATTACAAAAAGAGTCGGGACCACTGTCTTTCGTCAAATATTGCGGCAAGTTATTCTGTTTCCGCTAAAAgatgaaactgaaaaataacAATTGACCTacctttcatcaccactctCATAAGCAGCATCCGAACACACGCCGCTACTGTTATTATCGCTTCCATTCTGTGAATGTGTTGCAGAATTGGTCGTACTACTGCCCCCACCGTTTCCTCCTCCGCCAGCAGAGTAGGTATGATCTTCACTAGGCGACGAGGTGATAACCGGTGATCTGTacaaatcaaaaacaaaacaatttatCTCGAACCCAATCCTCTCCCTTCTCAAAATTACCCATTCTGAAAATGTTCACTGAATATATTTGGTCCGTGCTTAAGTGCCAGCATAGCGGTTGCAGCGTTCACATCATCAATACTATCAGCACCACAATCCCGAGCTAAACGTTCTATACTATAATCCACAGAACTATTGTTTGCAGCCCCATTCTCACCACCATTAGTTGCATAATAATCTCGCGTACCATTATGACCTCCAGCCACCCCGTTATTGTAGCCGAACATCTCATCACTATCATGATTTCCATCCGCTGTCCCAATCACTCCCTTATTGGCCATGTTTTTGATTGTATTGTACAATTTCGGGAATAGTTCAGGATCTAGATTGGATTTACAAGGAGTTGGAGGACTTTCAGGAGGCATAGAACGCGACGAGGATGATACTGCACCAGGATTCGTTTTGTACGGGGAGAATTTGTCAACGGCTGACGATTGATGGAATGGTGAACGGGCAAGTGCTTGCATCAGATTTTGACGTTGATGCTCTTCAACGCGCCACAATGATCCTTTGCCCATGTTCTGTTAGGGATCAGAAAAACACAACCCTCAGACTTTGatttttatgtatatttttcgGTATAGCTTACCGGCGCTTTCTCCACTTTCAGGAAACTTTTGTTCAAGGACAAATTATGTCGTACACTGTTTTTCCAGCCCGTCGGAGCCGTTTTGAAGTAGGGAAAATGTTGAACGATCCACGCGTAGATTTCTTTCACGGGTAAAGCCTTTTCGGGTGAGTCTTCGATAGCCATAAATATCAGAGAACTGAAGGGAagggaaaattaattttaaagagTTGAAGGATCACCTTTTACATGAAAAATTAACGAGGCTATCCTCCTTTCTAAAAATTCGATGAAGACAACTCTTACACAATCAATCCTCACTTACCTAAAACTATATGGCGGCTTATTCGTTGTATGCACCATAGGATCATATGGCACGTTGGTCGGATGTTTTTGCTTTGGTGATGCTGCTGCTGATGGAGTGGtagcggttgatgatgatgttgaagagGATGAATTTGCCTTTTGCATTGAAAGCGATCGTCCGTTTGGTGTTGCTGTTGGACTATCAAAATTAAGACTTTCACGAGCCATAAGCCTATCGTCGTGACTATTGTTGTTACTATAAATAGGTTCACTTTTAATAGGTGTTCGATGGAAGTCATCGGGATCTGAGCCGTTTGTACTGAAAGGGAATGTAGACAGACATATTAATTACCTTCTAAAAAAAGCAAGAAAGGTTGAATGATTGTTATTTCGTTTTGTGAGACGATTTTTTTGAGTAGGCGATACAGTAAAGTTTACTTGACAACTTGCTCTACATAAACGTAACAACTTTCGATTTTTTCTCATAGAATGGATTTTGCTATTAGTTTCTCAAATTGTTCTTCCTCGACCATTGCCTAGCTTGCCGTTGTGAAGATCTTAACAAGAAATATCCTCTGGAGAACTAGGGAAGAAACCCGAAACTAAGCGATAATCAAACCCCAAGCTAAGATGGCTATGGCTACCATGCCGAGGGCTGAGTTGTCACACGGGTTAAGATATGAACGGTCAACTCTGTGTACCAGAAGATCTACCCTCTCAACTAGCCGTGTCTTGGTGGAAAAGGACTCTGCTGATGCCGACCTCACAGTAAAACCGTTCTGAGGAACATTAGCAATGGATATCCTCTGGGGAACTAGAGAAGAAACCCGAAGCTAAGCGATAAATAAACCCCACACCAAGATATGGCTACTATGCCGAGGGCTGAGTGGTCACATGGGTTAAGATATGAACGGTCAACTCTGTGTACCAGACGATCTCCCCTCTCAACTAACCGTGTCTTGGGGGAAAAGGACTCTGCCGAGGTCGACCTACTTTCCCCAGTAAAACCAAAGTCATAACAGCCAACTATTGCATAAATGAGCCAACCCCAAGCAAGAGGATTATCCTGATTTTCAGATTCTCTGCATATCCAATTTGAAATCGTTAAGGATCCAGTCCTTAAAAGACTTATGACACTAAGCTCTAATCGGCGAGCGTTTGCTCCTAGAATTTGCGGCAAACCACTTTCGAAAAAATCACAATCCTCGAATTTAATCAAAGTCGAACGGAGAGAATCGCTTAAGGCATTTGCAGCTAAGGGTAACCCAAGAGGCGATCTGAACTCCTAAACCCAAATGGCAGCAAGAAGGCTCGGACGTTAACGGCTTAGTATTCATTTGCAACCAAGGCTATCAACGACAATGAATAGGTCTTGTTTGACTACACTAATCCAGCGGATAGTGAAAGGTGCTGTATAGATTAGATCATCGCAAGGAATCAAACTTTGGTTTGAGTTGGGACGTATATCCTTTAAAATGTTACGGTTAAACTTTGTCAGCAAAAGTACAAACGATTGAGTGACAAGTAACCCTGAAGACGGTCTCTTAATTTGAATCATCCAAGAAGTCCTTTTTCTAGTCGTTATCGCGCTTAGACTCTGGAGCGCGGATGGAAGGGAAGTTCGGAGACAAACGGGCGCCGGCGTTCTTACTGGATCGTGCCCGTCACGATACAAGTGCCGGCTCTTAAGCAAAAAATCGCAAAACTTAATCAACTTTGGAATCTCTTACTCCTGTCTTCGACTCGTTTTGTCCAaatctaccaaaaaaaaaaccctcacCTAGTTTTTTCGCAGTCCTTAACACGAATCTGATAAATATGGTGGATTTTGTAATAATTCAAACtttaatttcagaaaaaaaaatagggagaaacagtttcgtccagggcagaggcaactcatcagacgctgcctcacctctggatATAATTAGCACTTGGcgtgtttttgcgaatatataaaggatagttttccatctgttgccacttacggtcacgctgctcccagggcaaaagtGAGGCAGCAACTGATGCCTGATgattgcctctgtcctggacgaaaccgtttgtccctatttttaaatgcttcggtgccatgccccaaacgagggatccgtggagcAAAAatcgtgagagtaagttgctccccatttggtccgatccaacatcaattagatgtggacttaggatccctcactatcctaaacgtTAGTTCCATATTTTCTGCAAATAAAACTGCACAGCTGCGAGCCCATGTTTTTACTGATGAAGTTAGGGCCCTGATGATGTAGAATCAATCATTCTTGGATTCATTCATTCCATTTGAACTGAAAATTGAGTCTTCATGAGGATTTTCAGCGAAATATGCGCTAGTCCCTGATTATTGAGcagaaacaatttcatttggaGGTCGTACAGAACATGCCGGAGCTTGCGAACAGTAAACGCAGCTTTAGTTTTATGAACATGACCTAGAAATTAAACTCTAAGCATCATAATGGATCCATGGAGCATCCTCGAAGTGTAAGTAAACAACGACATCGTCTAATGACGCAGCTTCGTAAGTAGGCCTCACAATGGAAGCATGCATCATCCTAGAGGCACGATTCATCGTGAGTACGACTCACATGGAACCACCACCACTAAGAAGTACTATCAACAGGTTTTGCGTAGCTTTCATTATCCAATGACAAACCGCCGCATTTTGCTGGACAATGCTGTGGAAAGGAAGATGAAGAGAAGGAGAAATGCGTGTATTTGAATGGGGTTTTAACTTTGGTTCTACCATTATTGCTGCGCCAACCTTATGCAAATTACTAACATTATCCAGCAACCTGAACACGAGTCCTCTCAGTATGAAATATGAACTGAGTTTTTGCTATACGGCTTATTTAGCTGTCAAAGGACCCACATATCCAAGTCCTCCGACGGCAGTCGTTTAGAGGCTCTAGAGAAGATCCCGGGCCAATACCACCGTCGATCTACCTCAACCTCACGAATAGACAAAGATATAACTCATGTGCTCGCTTGTTTGAACTTTGACAGAAGGTTCAGTCTTAAATTGACAGCAGCAAATGTGGACCCCAACCGAACCCAATTATATTGATTCAAATGCTTGAAAATGATCTTcactttttaaattcaattaaccGTATAAGTCATGGATACAACTGTAGACAAGGCAGAGTTCAGCGTGATACACCTCAGGTTCATTCCGTCCCAGGTAGGAATCATTATCTTCTTTGATATCGGACGCAGTTTTCGCCACGAGCTCAAACCTACCATGACTACTGTTAGAGCTGCATTTTACTTTTAAGAACTATGCGTTGCCGAAGGAAGAAGCTTCAAAAATGCGTAGT of Hermetia illucens chromosome 4, iHerIll2.2.curated.20191125, whole genome shotgun sequence contains these proteins:
- the LOC119653440 gene encoding mucin-5AC isoform X1 — translated: MAAPVSTSIISFCFDRWNGRLVPGAQEQRMSPERPPSQSMGGTNIIEQQPQQQQLTSAANTTTATNMVLSTIPIETGHVVIHHQTSAATNGTNGTTYTQITRNGVPQNLISTSVVSSSPPQLTTKTISAMTASSPPSKYVVIHQNGSGQYRTADGTAAILTTQSNGVGNIVLLATEPLSTSEQSNIIVNTSGQGTDEELTPLTWLQDKDLLKDLVVRPNGTKAAPTASPSRQSNGNGGGAISPTSDFMEDSSVSEDNASSANSSSDQGISISSSEFSPTSSTSSSSSVPNSAAAFSTYHHPQQTSMQYHQVTVAATNQNQAQISAPHFINNNTLTKNRNHLVSPTKPSVAFSQSLPANTYTITTDVNAPKTVTYNGKSGTTTVVEYKAGTNFSPPSGRQIVTTNHTMLSPQRSPPISGSATVTITSATSTPASSQTSSPNPSMGVGGGNASSMSTSTPSTTPHQHFHKKYIREQMNGAEQQTTLQRNGNDGSEYGSCVGSQSQQQHHQQSHFTNGSDPDDFHRTPIKSEPIYSNNNSHDDRLMARESLNFDSPTATPNGRSLSMQKANSSSSTSSSTATTPSAAASPKQKHPTNVPYDPMVHTTNKPPYSFSSLIFMAIEDSPEKALPVKEIYAWIVQHFPYFKTAPTGWKNSVRHNLSLNKSFLKVEKAPNMGKGSLWRVEEHQRQNLMQALARSPFHQSSAVDKFSPYKTNPGAVSSSSRSMPPESPPTPCKSNLDPELFPKLYNTIKNMANKGVIGTADGNHDSDEMFGYNNGVAGGHNGTRDYYATNGGENGAANNSSVDYSIERLARDCGADSIDDVNAATAMLALKHGPNIFSEHFQNGSPVITSSPSEDHTYSAGGGGNGGGSSTTNSATHSQNGSDNNSSGVCSDAAYESGDERLHPTITAEELEERRRHAEGVDALLSFASSAASSPNKRPSSTPIEEEHIASYTENIPLYISTTQNGATTTRYVTNDDGSETVVYHHNPQRLSSSSSSSTAYETSNYYLSSLPSSTKKMKSSRVIRPKMKRKTTLIR
- the LOC119653440 gene encoding nuclear pore complex protein DDB_G0274915 isoform X3; amino-acid sequence: MSPERPPSQSMGGTNIIEQQPQQQQLTSAANTTTATNMVLSTIPIETGHVVIHHQTSAATNGTNGTTYTQITRNGVPQNLISTSVVSSSPPQLTTKTISAMTASSPPSKYVVIHQNGSGQYRTADGTAAILTTQSNGVGNIVLLATEPLSTSEQSNIIVNTSGQGTDEELTPLTWLQDKDLLKDLVVRPNGTKAAPTASPSRQSNGNGGGAISPTSDFMEDSSVSEDNASSANSSSDQGISISSSEFSPTSSTSSSSSVPNSAAAFSTYHHPQQTSMQYHQVTVAATNQNQAQISAPHFINNNTLTKNRNHLVSPTKPSVAFSQSLPANTYTITTDVNAPKTVTYNGKSGTTTVVEYKAGTNFSPPSGRQIVTTNHTMLSPQRSPPISGSATVTITSATSTPASSQTSSPNPSMGVGGGNASSMSTSTPSTTPHQHFHKKYIREQMNGAEQQTTLQRNGNDGSEYGSCVGSQSQQQHHQQSHFTNGSDPDDFHRTPIKSEPIYSNNNSHDDRLMARESLNFDSPTATPNGRSLSMQKANSSSSTSSSTATTPSAAASPKQKHPTNVPYDPMVHTTNKPPYSFSSLIFMAIEDSPEKALPVKEIYAWIVQHFPYFKTAPTGWKNSVRHNLSLNKSFLKVEKAPNMGKGSLWRVEEHQRQNLMQALARSPFHQSSAVDKFSPYKTNPGAVSSSSRSMPPESPPTPCKSNLDPELFPKLYNTIKNMANKGVIGTADGNHDSDEMFGYNNGVAGGHNGTRDYYATNGGENGAANNSSVDYSIERLARDCGADSIDDVNAATAMLALKHGPNIFSEHFQNGSPVITSSPSEDHTYSAGGGGNGGGSSTTNSATHSQNGSDNNSSGVCSDAAYESGDERLHPTITAEELEERRRHAEGVDALLSFASSAASSPNKRPSSTPIEEEHIASYTENIPLYISTTQNGATTTRYVTNDDGSETVVYHHNPQRLSSSSSSSTAYETSNYYLSSLPSSTKKMKSSRVIRPKMKRKTTLIR
- the LOC119653440 gene encoding nuclear pore complex protein DDB_G0274915 isoform X2 is translated as MPVMSPERPPSQSMGGTNIIEQQPQQQQLTSAANTTTATNMVLSTIPIETGHVVIHHQTSAATNGTNGTTYTQITRNGVPQNLISTSVVSSSPPQLTTKTISAMTASSPPSKYVVIHQNGSGQYRTADGTAAILTTQSNGVGNIVLLATEPLSTSEQSNIIVNTSGQGTDEELTPLTWLQDKDLLKDLVVRPNGTKAAPTASPSRQSNGNGGGAISPTSDFMEDSSVSEDNASSANSSSDQGISISSSEFSPTSSTSSSSSVPNSAAAFSTYHHPQQTSMQYHQVTVAATNQNQAQISAPHFINNNTLTKNRNHLVSPTKPSVAFSQSLPANTYTITTDVNAPKTVTYNGKSGTTTVVEYKAGTNFSPPSGRQIVTTNHTMLSPQRSPPISGSATVTITSATSTPASSQTSSPNPSMGVGGGNASSMSTSTPSTTPHQHFHKKYIREQMNGAEQQTTLQRNGNDGSEYGSCVGSQSQQQHHQQSHFTNGSDPDDFHRTPIKSEPIYSNNNSHDDRLMARESLNFDSPTATPNGRSLSMQKANSSSSTSSSTATTPSAAASPKQKHPTNVPYDPMVHTTNKPPYSFSSLIFMAIEDSPEKALPVKEIYAWIVQHFPYFKTAPTGWKNSVRHNLSLNKSFLKVEKAPNMGKGSLWRVEEHQRQNLMQALARSPFHQSSAVDKFSPYKTNPGAVSSSSRSMPPESPPTPCKSNLDPELFPKLYNTIKNMANKGVIGTADGNHDSDEMFGYNNGVAGGHNGTRDYYATNGGENGAANNSSVDYSIERLARDCGADSIDDVNAATAMLALKHGPNIFSEHFQNGSPVITSSPSEDHTYSAGGGGNGGGSSTTNSATHSQNGSDNNSSGVCSDAAYESGDERLHPTITAEELEERRRHAEGVDALLSFASSAASSPNKRPSSTPIEEEHIASYTENIPLYISTTQNGATTTRYVTNDDGSETVVYHHNPQRLSSSSSSSTAYETSNYYLSSLPSSTKKMKSSRVIRPKMKRKTTLIR